Proteins found in one Triticum urartu cultivar G1812 chromosome 4, Tu2.1, whole genome shotgun sequence genomic segment:
- the LOC125554145 gene encoding monooxygenase 2-like — translation MVNMVEQQDAGEDIVIAGAGVAGLAVALGLHRKGVGCVVLESSPVLRTSGFAIAAWTNAFRALDALGVGDTIRSKHLQIQGACVMSPTTGDVAREIDLRVQGKCGPHEARCVQRNVLLHALEEELPPGTIRYSSKIVSIDDQDGDGDGDAKILHLADGSILRAKVLIGCDGINSVVAKWLGLAKPSDSGRRATRGHAKYPDGHGFEPKMLQFSGQGFRAGLVPCNHTDVYWFFTWSPSPTPGGKDDAEQNPAEMKQFVLAKLRSIKAPPEVLEAVERSEMNDVLVAPLRYRPPLSLLSASISKGNVCVAGDALHPTTPDLAQGACVALEDAVVLARCLGDAIVGTERESVEAALRRYAGIRRWRSAQVIAASYMVGRVQQSDHAVVRFARDRLLSGMLAKGLLMMPDFDCGTL, via the exons ATGGTAAACATGGTGGAGCAGCAGGACGCCGGCGAGGACATCGTCATCGCAGGCGCCGGCGTGGCAGGCCTCGCCGTCGCCCTGGGCCTCCACAG GAAAGGCGTTGGGTGCGTGGTGCTGGAGTCGTCGCCGGTGCTCCGGACTTCCGGGTTCGCGATCGCCGCATGGACGAACGCCTTCCGCGCGCTTGATGCCCTTGGGGTAGGCGACACCATTAGGAGTAAACACCTGCAGATCCAGGG GGCGTGTGTCATGTCTCCGACAACAGGGGACGTGGCGCGAGAGATTGATCTCCGGGTGCAAGGAAAATG CGGACCCCATGAAGCCCGGTGCGTGCAGCGTAACGTGCTGCTCCATGCACTGGAGGAAGAGCTTCCGCCAGGCACCATCCGCTACTCCTCCAAGATCGTCTCCATCGACGACCaagacggcgacggcgacggcgatgCCAAGATCCTCCATCTCGCCGACGGCTCCATTCTCCGTGCAAAGGTACTGATTGGCTGTGATGGGATCAACTCGGTGGTGGCGAAATGGCTGGGGCTCGCCAAGCCGTCCGACTCGGGGCGCAGGGCCACGCGGGGCCACGCCAAGTACCCCGACGGCCATGGCTTCGAGCCCAAGATGCTGCAGTTCAGCGGCCAGGGCTTCCGCGCGGGCTTGGTCCCGTGCAACCACACCGACGTCTACTGGTTCTTCACATGGTCTCCTTCTCCTACTCCGGGCGGTAAGGATGACGCCGAGCAGAACCCGGCGGAGATGAAGCAGTTCGTGCTGGCCAAGCTCAGAAGCATCAAGGCTCCTCCCGAGGTGCTGGAAGCGGTCGAGAGGAGCGAGATGAACGACGTCCTCGTGGCGCCGCTGCGGTACCGTCCCCCGCTGTCGCTCCTGTCCGCGAGCATCAGCAAAGGGAACGTGTGCGTCGCCGGCGACGCCCTCCATCCGACGACGCCGGACCTGGCGCAGGGCGCGTGCGTCGCGCTGGAGGACGCGGTCGTCCTCGCGCGGTGCCTCGGCGACGCCATCGTCGGGACGGAACGGGAGTCGGTGGAGGCGGCTCTGCGCCGGTACGCCGGGATCCGGCGGTGGAGGAGCGCGCAGGTGATCGCGGCGTCCTACATGGTGGGGCGTGTGCAGCAGAGCGATCACGCCGTGGTGAGGTTTGCGCGGGACAGGCTGCTGTCCGGGATGCTCGCCAAGGGGCTCCTCATGATGCCGGATTTCGACTGCGGCACGCTGTGA
- the LOC125554146 gene encoding putative ripening-related protein 4, protein MANGKLLAVLALLQVLSLLLHVHGVSGAISLTHKHAKRPGAGGGGGKCHISGFLQGKAGKCNPEHGSDCCASGHRYPQFKCSPPVSAKTPAILTLNSFAAGGDGGGKSFCDNKFHPDSARVVALSSGWLRLDGTRRCNKMIRINGNGRSVLAKVVDECDSVNGCDAEHNFEPPCPNNAVDGSPAVWKALGLKESIGEFKVTWSDV, encoded by the coding sequence ATGGCTAACGGGAAGCTGCTGGCCGTGCTTGCTCTCTTGCAGGTCCTGTCGCTCCTCCTCCACGTCCATGGCGTCTCCGGGGCCATCAGCCTCACGCACAAGCATGCAAAGCGGCCCGGCGCCGGCGGGGGCGGCGGTAAATGCCACATCAGCGGCTTCCTCCAGGGTAAGGCCGGCAAGTGCAACCCGGAGCACGGCTCCGACTGCTGCGCCTCCGGCCACCGCTACCCGCAGTTCAAGTGCTCGCCCCCGGTGTCCGCGAAGACGCCGGCGATCCTCACGCTGAACAGCTTCGCGGCCGGAGGAGACGGGGGAGGCAAGTCCTTCTGCGACAACAAGTTCCACCCGGACAGCGCGCGGGTGGTGGCGTTGTCCTCGGGGTGGCTGCGCCTGGACGGCACGCGCAGGTGCAACAAGATGATCCGTATCAACGGAAACGGGCGGTCGGTGCTGGCCAAGGTGGTGGACGAGTGCGACTCGGTGAACGGGTGCGACGCGGAGCACAACTTCGAGCCCCCGTGCCCGAACAACGCCGTGGACGGGTCGCCGGCGGTCTGGAAGGCGCTGGGGCTCAAGGAGTCGATTGGGGAGTTCAAGGTCACCTGGTCTGACGTCTGA
- the LOC125552672 gene encoding monooxygenase 2-like, with translation MEQQKQDAAEDVVIVGAGLAGVGVALGLHRKGVRSVVLESSPALRTSGFAFMTWTNAFRALDALGVGDKMRSHHLQVQGVRVMSPTTGQVVRELDLRVQGKLGPHEARCVQRNVLLQALEEELPAGTIRYNSRIVSIDDDKEKDGGGDAKILHLADGSTLRAKVLIGCDGINSVVARWLGLAKPLDSGRRATRGHAKYSDGHGFQPKFMQLSGNGFRAGLVPCGDTDVYWFLTWSPSCPDGKEDVDQSPAEMKQFVLAKLRSIMAPDEVLDAVERSEMNDVLVAPLRYRPPLSLLFGSISKGNVCVAGDALHPTTPDLAQGACIALEDAVVLARCLGDAMAGDGDGDETIEAALRRYAGIRRWRSAQVIAASYMVGRVQQSEHAVVRFARDRLLSGVLAKGLLMMPDYDCGTL, from the exons ATGGAGCAGCAGAAGCAGGACGCCGCCGAGGACGTGGTCATTGTCGGCGCCGGCCTCGCCGGTGTCGGCGTCGCCCTGGGACTCCACAG GAAGGGCGTGCGGAGCGTGGTGCTGGAGTCGTCGCCGGCGCTCCGGACGTCCGGCTTCGCGTTCATGACATGGACCAACGCCTTCCGCGCGCTTGACGCCCTCGGCGTCGGCGACAAGATGAGGAGCCACCACCTGCAGGTGCAGGG GGTGCGTGTCATGTCTCCGACTACCGGGCAAGTGGTGCGAGAGCTGGATCTCCGGGTGCAAGGAAAACT GGGACCCCACGAAGCCCGGTGCGTGCAGCGGAACGTGCTGCTCCAGGCGCTGGAGGAAGAGCTTCCGGCAGGCACCATCCGCTACAACTCCAGGATCGTCTCCATCGACGACGACAAAGAAAAAGACGGCGGCGGCGATGCCAAGATCCTGCATCTCGCCGACGGCTCGACGCTCCGAGCAAAGGTGCTGATCGGCTGCGACGGGATCAACTCGGTGGTGGCCAGATGGCTGGGGCTCGCCAAGCCGCTCGACTCCGGGCGCAGGGCCACGCGGGGGCACGCCAAGTACTCCGACGGCCACGGGTTCCAGCCCAAGTTCATGCAGTTGAGCGGCAACGGCTTCCGTGCCGGCCTGGTGCCCTGCGGCGACACGGACGTGTACTGGTTCCTGACGTGGTCACCTTCCTGTCCGGACGGCAAGGAGGACGTCGACCAGAGCCCGGCGGAGATGAAGCAGTTCGTCCTGGCCAAGCTGCGGAGCATCATGGCACCAGACGAGGTTCTGGATGCGGTCGAGAGGAGCGAGATGAACGACGTCCTCGTGGCGCCGCTGCGGTACCGCCCGCCGCTGTCGCTCCTGTTCGGGAGCATCAGCAAGGGGAACGTGTGCGTCGCCGGCGACGCGCTCCACCCCACGACGCCGGACCTGGCGCAGGGCGCGTGCATCGCGCTGGAGGACGCGGTCGTCCTCGCGCGGTGCCTCGGCGACGCGATGGCCGGCGACGGCGACGGAGATGAGACGATCGAGGCGGCTCTGCGCCGGTACGCCGGGATCCGGCGGTGGAGGAGCGCGCAGGTGATTGCGGCGTCCTACATGGTGGGGCGTGTGCAGCAGAGCGAGCACGCCGTGGTGAGATTTGCGCGCGACAGGCTGCTGTCAGGGGTGCTCGCCAAGGGGCTCCTCATGATGCCCGACTACGACTGTGGCACGCTTTGA